One part of the Anopheles coustani chromosome 2, idAnoCousDA_361_x.2, whole genome shotgun sequence genome encodes these proteins:
- the LOC131266805 gene encoding spliceosome-associated protein CWC27 homolog, producing MSNIYIQEPPTSGKVLLKTTVGDIDIELWSKECPLACRNFIQLCLEGYYNGTIFHRVVKGFIVQGGDANGDGTGGESVYGHPFKDEFHSRLRYVRRGLVGMANYGKNDNASQFFFTLAATPELQNKNTLFGKVTGDTIYNMLKLEEGEVYENERPHFTHKIIKAEVLNNPFDNIVPRQLKDTISKPDSEDVRKRKKEKGVKNFGLLSFGDEAEEEEQETNDFVQKNAFVGKGKSSHDVLDDPKLSKQTIKTAEQGDGKGPQVLPDPRQNSSDSSDDQTPNEQMDEMKQRGLNDVRNKLKRKTDEKQTKGAADSGSDSDYELDGGKKKAKKEEAEKIRKEISQLKRDYHSDKRSKLQEKDVEQQKQSKSSARKECMKEVLQVQEEYSQKTKQLPKKGSSRENFTMELLQKFKSKLQTAHERQSETAEDSPGAGGNEEEDIRGNNWLSHKLEFEKKDPILAKDAATKDDDWYDVYDPRNPLNKRKRGEKIERNQKPKK from the exons ATGAGCAATATCTACATTCAAGAACCTCCAACATCTGGAAAG GTTCTGTTGAAAACAACTGTCGGAGATATCGATATAGAACTGTGGTCGAAAGAATGCCCACTGGCTTGTCGAAATTTCATCCAGCTATGCTTAGAAGGATACTACAATGGGACGATATTTCATCGGGTCGTAAAAGGCTTCATTGTGCAAGGAGGCGATGCAAACGGAGATGGAACTGGTGGGGAGTCTGTGTACGGCCATCCGTTCAAGGATGAATTTCACTCCCGACTGCGCTACGTTCGACGTGGCTTGGTGGGCATGGCGAACTACGGCAAGAACGATAATGCCTCTCAGTTCTTTTTTACACTTGCCGCCACACCGGAATTGCAGAATAAGAATACGCTTTTTGGCAAAGTAACGGGAGATACGATCTACAATATGCTGAAGTTGGAGGAAGGTGAAGTTTATGAAAACGAACGACCACACTTTACGCATAAGATCATCAAAGCGGAGGTACTAAACAATCCGTTCGACAACATAGTTCCTCGTCAGCTGAAGGACACTATTTCCAAACCGGACAGTGAAGACgttcggaaaaggaaaaaagagaagggAGTAAAAAACTTTGGACTTTTATCGTTCGGTGACGAGGCGGAAGAGGAGGAGCAAGAAACGAACGATTTCGTACAAAAAAACGCATTTGTAGGGAAAGGAAAGTCTTCCCACGACGTGTTGGATGATCCAAAGCTGAGCAAACAGACGATAAAAACTGCCGAACAGGGTGATGGCAAAGGCCCGCAAGTACTGCCCGATCCAAGACAAAACTCATCCGATTCTAGTGACGATCAAACGCCAAACGAGCAAATGGACGAAATGAAGCAACGAGGATTAAATGATGTGCGCAATAAGCTTAAACGCAAAACAgatgaaaagcaaacgaagGGAGCGGCCGATTCAGGATCTGATTCCGATTACGAGCTagatggtggaaaaaagaaagctaaAAAAGAGGAAGCAGAAAAAATTCGGAAAGAGATTAGTCAACTGAAGCGCGACTACCACTCGGATAAACGCTCAAAGTTGCAAGAAAAAGATGTCGAGCAGcagaaacaatcaaaatcTTCGGCTCGTAAAGAATGTATGAAAGAGGTGTTACAAGTACAGGAAGAATACTCGCAGAAAACAAAGCAACTACCTAAGAAGGGGAGTTCGAGAGAAAACTTTACGATGGAACTGTTACAGAAATTCAAAAGTAAGCTTCAAACCGCCCACGAACGCCAATCGGAAACGGCGGAGGACTCACCAGGCGCCGGAGGCAATGAGGAGGAAGACATTCGAGGCAACAATTGGCTATCGCATAAGCTCGAGTTTGAGAAAAAGGATCCTATACTCGCCAAGGATGCGGCCACAAAGGATGACGATTGGTACGATGTGTATGATCCTCGTAATCCACTTAATAAGCGGAAACGTGGTGAAAAAATAGAACGTaaccaaaaacccaaaaagTAG
- the LOC131266917 gene encoding kinesin-like protein KIF23, producing the protein MKTMRQKTPLKVVPKSGIKSRGNSGNSLVKDPVQVYCRVRPPPCDSDLTCLRVTDPHTVVLTPPQIAVNFKVANLKETQYIFKRVFDVSVRQHDVYLSVAQPLVEALVRGRNGLLFTYGVTGSGKTYTMTGDLQHRGIMPRCLDALFRTIADYQAKKFTFKSDRLNGFDVLSEAEILLERQMELNSKLTKSSRKKDLDQEVASQASVDPSEISGIDEDNIYAVFINYVEVYNNSVYDLLEESTIQKTLQSKMVREDSNHNMFVHGVTEVEVKSVEEALELFQIGQKRKRMGHTILNAESSRSHSVFTIRLVQAPVDLQGENVVQDRNAITVSQLSLVDLAGSERTNRTGNTGQRLREAGNINNSLMTLRTCLEILRENQQTGGAKKVPYRDSKITHLFKNYFDGEGQVRMVVCVNPRAEDYDETAQVMKFAEMTQDVQIARPTPVKIDVGLTPGRRKANQLFKLAMNDITEKYQHSPYTTEAITDPTEIDLGLVYSLEPFRVDMKLGSPESDELICKLSEILKLRIQKRKLLGDDFNARQNRFRMNLHKLETENLSLQTNNTAMKGVVEQKQQRIKALETKVELYESTIDELNRRNRQLEEKVASLQTQLNQKSQLLNQKEQEKERQRKKFTSKIAVESEKKNRELEQKLLEQRNKHEDEIREKERRLRLVSEIVQGTPIQRGRSSSLERDPPRVETTPNVKSLVSVYSTPRVSRPGTAVANARHRRSRSTGERWLEHRAVNPVPLGTILQPYYNNSKSVTKLSDKDVVNHKATKYCLISQDADTEGELETKLYKGDVIPTSGGGAQIVFNDVECLKQYSPTKTPPSRKRSSNFITPSAPPLAEIQNTNSKCSTAIEGHAAGAQNKRSKH; encoded by the exons ATGAAGACGAT GCGTCAGAAAACTCCGCTAAAAGTGGTACCGAAGTCGGGCATCAAAAGCCGTGGAAATTCTGGCAACAGCTTGGTAAAAGATCCTGTTCAAGTCTACTGCCGCGTCCGGCCACCACCATGCGATTCCGATCTTACCTGTTTGCGTGTTACGGATCCCCATACGGTCGTCTTGACACCGCCACAAATCGCCGTCAACTTTAAGGTGGCCAATTTAAAGGAAACTCAGTACATTTTCAAGCGAGTTTTCGACGTATCGGTTCGACAGCATGATGTGTACCTGAGCGTGGCTCAGCCATTGGTTGAGGCGTTGGTGCGAGGGCGGAATGGATTGCTGTTTACTTACGGGGTCACCGGAAGCGGGAAAACATACACCATGACCGGTGATCTGCAGCATCGCGGCATAATGCcccgatgtttggatgctctGTTTCGCACGATAGCCGATTATCAGGCCAAGAAGTTTACGTTCAAATCGGATCGCTTGAACGGATTCGATGTTCTCTCGGAAGCGGAAATTCTACTCGAGCGTCAGATGGAACTGAACTCGAAACTGACGAAGTCATCTCGTAAGAAAGACCTGGATCAGGAGGTGGCTTCGCAGGCATCAGTAGATCCTTCCGAGATAAGTGGCATCGATGAGGATAACATTTACGCGGTCTTTATAAACTACGTTGAAGTGTACAACAACTCTGTGTATGATTTACTCGAGGAGTCGACCATTCAAAA GACGCTTCAAAGTAAAATGGTACGGGAAGACAGCAATCACAACATGTTCGTACACGGTGTTACAGAGGTGGAGGTCAAATCGGTAGAGGAAGCATTGGAACTATTCCAGATCggccaaaaacgaaaacgtaTGGGACATACTATACTGAATGCGGAATCGAGCCGTTCTCATTCCGTTTTCACGATACGGCTTGTGCAGGCTCCGGTGGACCTGCAAGGAGAGAACGTAGTGCAGGACCGCAATGCAATTACCGTTAGTCAGCTGTCGCTCGTAGATCTAGCGGGAAGTGAGCGTACGAATCGTACCGGAAACACCGGGCAAAGGCTGCGCGAAGCTGGGAATATCAACAATAGTCTGATGACGCTGAGGAcatgtttggaaattttgCGCGAAAATCAGCAGACGGGTGGTGCGAAGAAGGTTCCGTACCGTGATTCGAAGATAACGCATCTTTTCAAGAATTACTTCGATGGTGAGGGTCAGGTGCGCATGGTCGTGTGCGTGAATCCCCGCGCAGAGGACTACGATGAGACGGCGCAGGTGATGAAGTTCGCTGAAATGACCCAGGACGTGCAGATAGCGCGTCCGACACCAGTAAAGATAGATGTAGGTTTGACTCCAGGGCGTCGCAAGGCAAACCAACTGTTCAAATTAGCCATGAATGATATTACCGAAAAATATCAGCACTCGCCATACACCACTGAAGCGATCACGGACCCAACGGAGATCGATCTAGGACTAGTTTACAGTCTAGAACCGTTCCGCGTGGATATGAAACTGGGTTCGCCGGAGAGCGACGAGCTGATCTGTAAGCTGTCCGAGATACTAAAGTTGAGAATCCAGAAGCGAAAGTTGCTAGGAGACGATTTCAACGCGCGTCAAAACCGTTTCCGAATGAATCTGCACAAACTAGAGACAGAAAACTTGTCTTTGCAGACGAACAACACCGCGATGAAGGGCGTAGTCGAGCAAAAGCAGCAAAGGATCAAGGCGTTGGAGACTAAGGTCGAGCTTTACGAAAGCACGATCGACGAGCTGAACCGCCGGAATCGTCAGTTGGAAGAAAAGGTGGCCTCATTGCAAACCCAGCTCAACCAGAAATCGCAACTGCTGAACCAGaaagaacaagaaaaggaGCGGCAGCGTAAAAAGTTCACTTCGAAAATAGCTGTGGAgtcggagaagaaaaaccggGAGCTGGAACAGAAACTGCTCGAGCAGCGGAACAAGCACGAGGACGAAATACGCGAGAAAGAAAGGCGGCTGCGATTGGTGTCTGAAATAGTTCAGGGAACTCCCATACAACGTGGACGGTCCAGCAGTCTCGAAAGGGATCCGCCCAGAGTGGAAACGACGCCGAATGTGAAGTCTTTGGTTTCCGTATACTCGACACCAAGAGTTTCTCGT cCTGGAACAGCTGTTGCGAATGCTAGGCATCGACGTTCACGCTCCACCGGTGAGCGCTGGTTGGAGCATCGAGCAGTAAATCCCGTACCGTTGGGAACAATCCTACAACCGTACTACAACAACTCGAAGTCAGTTACCAAACTGAGTGACAAGGACGTGGTGAACCATAAGGCAACAAAATATTGTCTCATCTCGCAAGATGCTGACACCGAGGGCGAGCTGGAAACGAAACTTTACAAGGGTGATGTCATTCCCACCAGCGGCGGTGGGGCGCAGATTGTGTTCAACGATGTGGAGTGTCTAAAACAGTATTCACCGACAAAAACACCGCCCAGCCGTAAAAGGTCTAGCAACTTTATCACACCTTCTGCTCCACCGCTAGCTGAAATACAGAATACTAACTCGAAGTGCAGCACTGCTATCGAAGGTCATGCCGCCGgagcacaaaacaaacgatcgaAACATTAA
- the LOC131265379 gene encoding uncharacterized protein LOC131265379 produces the protein MIATGVRRLIGHAVRPTHRILGIQYNRNNSSKNPKAGVAEPDTIFDKIIQKKIPADVFYEDEKCIAFNDISPQAPVHFLVIPKRKIPKLEDSKPSDTELLGHLMHVAGQLGKSKSPDGFRLVVNNGDLGCQTVHHIHLHVIGGRQLVWPIFDFYCIIKLPITMSAEEPMLDNDQQSFQQVQPLEITKVSDAMASASIDEMQPKTLELADTFRLVMSDAFSFPSEANLSSTSTQSSLLAPFPAFDVGSPHQSRNALKARIPHRTRPYLYASYVQKRPSQTLVTRFLEAVSLNNTNKVEEMIHKGMSPDTSEGFFNRSALHIACSRGYLDTVKVLLVNGANPNIRDKNLNTPLHLATCTENIEVVQTLLDYGTNVLLKDSKGFLALEIAISKLRLSERIRTIMKRGTRMQIVTVCERIFAAFREQRCDPLQEEFSSQDLEDMFQNFSSQLEQVRRRQLELDSIGSIDSIVDKVNNLQLKIEIDNDVDSLLSTLHQFSLKS, from the exons ATGATAGCTACAGGAGTACGAAGATTAATTGGTCATGCAGTGAGGCCTACTCACAGAATACTGGGGATTCAATACAATCGGAACAACAGTAGTAAGAATCCTAAAGCCGGCGTCGCAGAACCAGACACAATTTTCGACAAGATCATCCAAAAAAAGATTCCGGCTGATGTGTTTTACGAAGATGAGAAGTGTATCGCATTCAATGATATTTCTCCTCAAGCTCCGGTTCATTTTCTAGTTATACCCAAGCGCAAAATCCCCAAACTAGAAGACAGTAAACCTTCTGATACTGAG CTACTTGGCCATCTCATGCACGTTGCTGGGCAGTTAGGAAAATCAAAGTCACCCGATGGCTTCCGACTCGTTGTGAATAATGGCGATCTCGGATGTCAAACTGTTcatcatattcatctgcatgttATCGGAGGTCGGCAGCTTGTATGGCC gatttttgattttt ACTGCATTATCAAACTACCGATCACTATGTCAGCCGAAGAACCAATGCTAGATAATGATCAACAATCGTTTCAACAAGTACAACCACTAGAAATTACAAAAGTTAGTGATGCGATGGCAAGTGCTTCGATTGACGAAATGCAACCCAAAACATTAGAACTTGCAGATACGTTCCGATTAGTTATGAGCGATGCATTCTCTTTTCCCTCGGAAGCAAATCTATCCTCCACTTCAACCCAGTCATCTTTGCTTGCTCCGTTTCCTGCTTTTGACG TTGGTTCCCCTCACCAGTCACGGAACGCGCTGAAGGCTCGTATACCACATCGCACACGGCCATACTTATACGCAAGCTACGTACAAAAACGCCCATCTCAGACCTTGGTGACACGATTCCTGGAGGCAGTTTCCCTTAACAATACAAATAAGGTAGAAGAAATGATTCACAAGGGAATGTCCCCGGACACTTCGGAAGGTTTCTTCAATCGTTCGGCACTGCATATCGCGTGTAGTCGAGGTTACCTAGATACGGTCAAGGTGTTGCTCGTGAACGGGGCTAATCCAAACATTCGAGATAAAAATCTAAACACTCCGCTACACTTGGCCACCTGCACAGAAAATATAGAGGTAGTACAGACACTACTGGACTATGGCACGAACGTCTTGCTGAAGGATTCCAAAGGGTTTTTGGCACTGGAAATAGCAATCAGCAAGTTGCGGCTTTCGGAACGAATCAGGACAATCATGAAACGTGGCACTCGCATGCAGATAGTAACGGTCTGCGAACGGATATTTGCGGCCTTCCGGGAACAGCGTTGTGATCCATTACAGGAGGAGTTTTCCAGTCAAGATTTAGAGGATATGTTTCAAAACTTTTCGTCGCAGCTCGAGCAGGTTCGTCGAAGGCAGCTCGAGTTGGACTCGATTGGTTCGATCGATTCAATTGTAGATAAGGTTAATAATTTGCAGCTAAAGATTGAAATCGACAACGACGTCGATTCATTGCTGTCTACCTTACATCAATTTTCTCTAAAATCGTAA
- the LOC131262244 gene encoding protein CLP1 homolog, whose protein sequence is MSDEKAIPKTDYKLEADSELRFEIENKNEKVTVVLLNGQAELFGTEVVVKKPYEFVTGAKVAIYTYHGCTLELRGKPDVAYVAKETPMVMYLNANSALEHLRNKAEQEDAQGPIVMVVGPMDVGKTTLCRIFLNYAVRLGRRPIFVDLDVGQGGIAIPGTIGALLVERPAPVAEGFSQQAPLVYHYGHSSPSSNSTFYDVLISKLAETTLERLQANKKAKSSGMIINTCGWVKGSGYSHILHTVSAFEVTAIFVLDQERLYNELLRDVKRSVQVVFLPKSGGVVERTRSQRTEARDQRIREYFYGSKMPLFPHSFDVKFGDIKIFKVGSPPLPDSCLPLGMKAEDNYTKLVAVQPGPQLLHHILAVSFAESPDENVIQTNVAGFICVTNVNMDKQVLTVLSPQPRPLPQTILLVSDLQFMDSH, encoded by the exons ATGTCTGATGAAAAAGCCATACCCAAAACAGATTACAAACTAGAGGCCGACTCGGAACTACGTtttgaaatagaaaataaaaatgaaaaagtaacTGTTGTG CTTCTAAATGGACAAGCCGAGTTATTTGGCACCGAAGTGGTGGTTAAGAAACCGTACGAATTTGTGACGGGAGCGAAGGTGGCCATTTATACGTACCATGGTTGTACGTTAGAACTACGAGGTAAACCGGACGTAGCATACGTTGCAAAGGAAACGCCGATGGTGATGTACTTAAATGCAAACTCAGCACTGGAACATTTGCGAAACAAGGCGGAACAAGAAGACGCTCAAGGGCCGATCGTAATGGTGGTAGGACCGATGGACGTCGGTAAAACTACGCTCTGCCGTATATTTCTCAACTATGCTGTGCGCCTTGGTCGAAGACCGATCTTCGTAGATTTGGATGTAGGGCAAGGCGGTATTGCCATTCCTGGGACGATCGGAGCGTTGCTGGTGGAACGACCAGCACCAGTAGCGGAAGGATTTTCACAACAAGCCCCGCTCGTATACCATTATGGCCACAGCAGTCCTTCATCGAACAGTACATTCTACGATGTTCTCATATCCAAGCTTGCTGAGACTACATTGGAAAGACTGCAAGCGAACAAAAAGGCTAAATCGTCCGGAATGATCATCAACACCTGTGGCTGGGTAAAAGGATCCGGTTACTCGCATATCCTACACACAGTGTCGGCGTTCGAAGTGACCGCTATTTTCGTATTGGATCAGGAGCGCCTTTACAACGAACTGCTGCGAGATGTGAAACGCAGTGTGCAGGTGgtatttttaccaaaaagtGGCGGTGTTGTGGAACGCACCAGATCGCAGCGCACGGAGGCACGAGATCAACGCATAAGGGAGTACTTCTATGGTTCCAAAATGCCACTGTTTCCTCATAGCTTCGATGTAAAGTTTGGAGacattaaaatattcaaagttGGTTCGCCGCCGCTGCCGGACTCGTGCCTTCCGTTGGGAATGAAAGCGGAAGACAACTACACGAAACTGGTCGCCGTTCAACCCGGTCCTCAGCTACTCCACCACATATTGGCAGTGAGCTTTGCGGAGAGTCCTGACGAGAACGTAATACAAACGAATGTGGCCGGTTTCATTTGCGTGACGAACGTAAATATGGATAAGCAAGTGCTAACTGTCTTATCACCTCAGCCTCGCCCACTGCCACAAACAATTTTACTTGTGTCCGATTTGCAGTTTATGGATAGTCACTAA
- the LOC131266918 gene encoding THUMP domain-containing protein 1 homolog, whose product MSDPKRIKLDSSGNGKWKKGKDGKRNYYAKAGENGGGKPARERYLKPGHRGFLITCNGRVRDCVRDSYRILNEYADEFYGPQEQAKETEDGKQVAAATEAEEQEEEDISIKLQKEAEAAGQKSDKAFRFQNVDSGATNCLFIQTSLENPNEIGYKLMKDLSATKKHKSRFILRMLPIEAVCRANLKDIMDTVGALCDRYFLKEPKSYAIIFHRRLNNELSRDDVIRELADLITAKNAGNKANLKNPDLAVIVEVIKGLCCIGILQEYYQLRKYNLAEIVAQTQAPPPTEAGPARTEDSENEQKVDEEAASTASKEPKAEDSSRSADILE is encoded by the coding sequence ATGTCCGATCCTAAGAGAATAAAGCTAGATTCATCTGGCAATGGCAAGTGGAAGAAAGGCAAGGATGGGAAACGAAACTACTATGCCAAGGCTGGCGAAAATGGTGGAGGAAAGCCGGCTCGGGAGCGTTACCTCAAGCCTGGCCATCGTGGCTTCCTGATAACTTGTAACGGTCGGGTACGGGATTGCGTGCGGGATAGCTACCGTATCTTAAACGAATATGCAGATGAGTTCTACGGCCCCCAGGAACAGGCGAAGGAAACAGAAGACGGCAAACAAGTAGCAGCTGCTACCGAAGCAgaggagcaggaggaggaagatATATCGATTAAACTGCAAAAGGAAGCAGAGGCGGCTGGTCAAAAGAGCGACAAAGCTTTTCGCTTCCAGAACGTGGACAGTGGTGCCACGAACTGTCTTTTCATACAGACCAGCCTCGAAAACCCTAACGAAATAGGCTACAAGTTGATGAAAGATTTAAGCGCCACGAAGAAACACAAGTCTCGCTTCATACTGCGAATGCTGCCAATCGAAGCGGTTTGTCGCGCAAACCTGAAAGACATTATGGATACGGTAGGAGCACTGTGTGATCGTTACTTTCTGAAGGAACCGAAATCGTATGCCATCATTTTTCACCGACGACTGAACAATGAGCTTTCCAGAGATGATGTCATCCGCGAATTGGCCGATCTTATAACCGCCAAAAATGCTGGTAATAAGGCCAACTTGAAAAATCCTGATCTGGCGGTGATCGTTGAAGTTATCAAAGGGCTTTGCTGCATTGGGATACTGCAAGAATATTACCAACTACGGAAGTACAATTTGGCGGAAATAGTAGCTCAAACACAAGCGCCACCACCTACTGAAGCCGGCCCAGCCCGCACTGAGGACAGTGAAAACGAGCAAAAAGTAGATGAAGAAGCAGCTTCGACAGCCAGCAAAGAGCCAAAAGCGGAGGACTCATCAAGAAGCGCAGATATACTtgaataa